The sequence below is a genomic window from Bacillota bacterium.
GTTATCCCGCAGTAGACTGTTATGGGGGATGAACTGATCCGGTTAAAAACTTGAATCGGGGCTCCCATACGTTCAGGTCCAAATTCGGGAAACGACTGGAAGTACATGTTTTTTGGTAAAATCATTTCTACAAGTGTCTTGGATGCCGTAACCGCACCCTGCCCACCGCGGGCATGCCAGCGAATTTCTGTAACTTCATTGTTCGGGCATTGCAAGCTTCTCCACCTCCTGCAATTGGGTCCTCATGTTTGTAATGTTTCCCATTTCAAAGAATATATCAGATTAGTAAATGCTTGTAAAGCAGAATGGTCAACTGGCCGGAATAATGTATTATTTTCAAGACTTCTGCCGGATATTTTACCATGTTTCAAAATAAGTAAACAGGGTTTGGCTCCATAAATGACTCAAAAACACCAATACTGCCGAATAAGATATATTAAAAATTGCAGGGGTTATGCTCGGCTGATAGATTATGTGTCCAGGATACGGATTTGATAATGACAAAAAACAACGGTATATGCAGATCTTTATTTTTATTTTACCAGATATATGGCTTGAACATCAATGACACAAATTCCCAACCGGACTGACAGAATGAAACGAACCCGTTGCTCCTGAAATCCCGGAAAAAGGTATCATCTTTTGACGATTCCCTGCAAAATATTGCTTGACCTTGCAAATTGACTTGATCCCGCAAAGTTGCTAAACTTTGTTTTGCAAGGTCCGGTATTTTTTTAGTATATGCAGGGGGGGTGCAGAAGTGAATCATGAATCCGATAAAGCCATCGGCATATTGGATTCGGGGGTAGGCGGGCTGACCGTGGTCCGTGAATTTTTTCGGCATCTTCCTTCCGAAAAGATAGTATATTTCGGTGATACATACAGATTTCCCTACGGTTCCCGGCCCCATGATGAGGTCCGCCGTTTCTCTCTTCAGATCATTGAATTTCTCAAAACCCAGGAGATAAAGATGATTGTGGTGGCCTGCAATTCATCCACTGCCGCGGGACTCCATCATTATCAACAGCAGCTGGATATTCCGGTTGTCGGAGTCATTGAACCCGGGGCCCGGGCTGCGGTGGAAACCACCCGCAACGGGCGTATCGGCGTCATTGGTACCACCGGCACTGTCGCCAGCGGTGCTTATGAAAAAAGCATCCATGCCCTTGACCCTTCCCTGAAGGTGTTCAGCATGGCCTGTCCGTTACTCGTCTTGATTGTAGAAAACGATCTCATTCATACACCCGAAGCGCACAGGGTGGCGCATGAATATCTTCACTCTCTCAAACAGGCGGGGGTGGATACACTTATCCTTGGCTGCACGCATTATCCCCTCATGGCCGATGTTCTTCAAGACATAATGGGCAATGAGGTAACATTGATCAGCTCTGCGGAAGAAATTGTTCGGGGGGCGAAGGAATTATTTGCGGCGCGAAACCTTCTGAAACCTCCTGGTGAAAGCACCCACCGTTTTTTTGTCAGTGGTGATCCCGACAAATTTGAAGAAACAGCTTCCAAACTGCTCGGCAGCAATCTGAAATCCTACCGGGTAATGCTGTAACCAAACATACCCTCTCATGTTTTGGTCATATTTCAACCTTCGGATCGATATGATTATAAAAAAACAATAGCACTGTCTATCTGATCATTCCCGGGAGGTTGAAAAATGAAAATGGGGAGGTTCTTTTTGCGGGTGGTGTTATATTCGGCATTGTTCCTGATCCCGGTGCTAACGGCGGGGTGCAATGATGGCGGATGGTCCTTACCATTGTTCGGTATCGGGGATTCACAGTCTGAAGGCTTATCCCTGCCCTCCGCGGAAGGGAACAGAAAGGGGATAGAGGGCGAAAACCCGGATGATCTTTACATTCTGTATTATCCGGATGTTGACAACCGTTTTCTGGTACCGGTTACCCGCAATATAACGCCCACCGAAACGATTGCTCGTAGCGTAATTGAAAAACTTATCGCAACTTCAAAAGATGATCCGGAACTGTCGAAGGCCAGACTCTACCCTCCCATCCCCCCCAATACCATCGTCAGGGGACTTGTTGTTGAAGATGGGTTGGCCACATTGAATCTAAGCGCTTCCTTTCTGACTTACCCGCCGGAGGCGGAGAGATTGGTCCTGGGAAGCATTTGCAGTTCCCTGTGGCAGTTTGAAAATGTCAAACGGGTACAGATAACGGTGGAAGGGGTAAAAATTGACGAGTTTCCCGGGGGAGCCCCGGGCCAGGAACCCTTTGACAGGGAAGACATGATGATCAATCTTGAAATTGATGATGATGTAGCTGATTACCGGGACAGTACGGCACTCACGGTATATTTTGCCCATGCGGGTACAGGACGTATTTTTTATGTTCCGGTGACAAGGGTGTTGAGCGGTCCGCCGATTGAGGCTCCGGCGAAAGCTTCGCTGGAAGAGCTTTTGTCCGGCCCGCGCCACCGCAGCGGCCTCTACAGCGATATCCCGGCCGCTACCAGATTGCTTGGTTTTGAAATAGAAGATGGTATGGCCATCGTGAATCTTTCCGGGGAATTCACCGGGTACCGTGGTGGAAAAAGCGGCGAGGAGAATATGCTGAATCTGATCGTGCTAACTCTGACTGCCTGCGAGGCGATCGATGAGGTAAAAATCCTCGTGGACGGAGAAGAAATCACCTTGCCTGATGGGGCCGACCTGTCCCTGCCCCTATCCCGTCCCGAATGGATAAATTGCCTGTAGGGTGTTTGCTGCCTGACTGCGGAAAGACTGATTGGTGATCGGTAGCATTTTCAGGCGC
It includes:
- a CDS encoding glutamate racemase, encoding MNHESDKAIGILDSGVGGLTVVREFFRHLPSEKIVYFGDTYRFPYGSRPHDEVRRFSLQIIEFLKTQEIKMIVVACNSSTAAGLHHYQQQLDIPVVGVIEPGARAAVETTRNGRIGVIGTTGTVASGAYEKSIHALDPSLKVFSMACPLLVLIVENDLIHTPEAHRVAHEYLHSLKQAGVDTLILGCTHYPLMADVLQDIMGNEVTLISSAEEIVRGAKELFAARNLLKPPGESTHRFFVSGDPDKFEETASKLLGSNLKSYRVML